A single Roseinatronobacter monicus DNA region contains:
- a CDS encoding tripartite tricarboxylate transporter substrate binding protein: MNKRTFLAVSTSALALGAVVAVPAVAQDDWPTAPLTMVIGFAPGGSTDIQGRVLANVMEAHLGQPVNVVNQPGAGAAVAFSRLANADPDGYTFLFGGVTALTFTPILQDVEYEIDDFEYLAGLALTQPAIVTAAGQPFTTFEEILEYGRENRVTYAQQTGLDEAIIRRVAEQEGLDLAIVPTGGGGGMAPLVLGREVDFAYSGGTHAQYTPSDEMVVAAFLTSERSPFYPDVPTLMELGYDYSIEDWRTVIVPAGVPDSVKETLMGAAEFASESEEFRAVTEDNIFFPVVYMDQDEMEENVRRVRASTEEVMGD, encoded by the coding sequence ATGAATAAACGGACATTTCTGGCTGTATCCACCTCGGCACTCGCACTTGGTGCGGTCGTTGCTGTGCCTGCTGTGGCCCAAGACGACTGGCCGACTGCACCGCTGACAATGGTGATCGGGTTTGCCCCCGGCGGCTCCACCGATATTCAGGGCCGCGTGCTGGCAAACGTGATGGAAGCGCATCTGGGTCAACCCGTGAACGTGGTGAACCAGCCCGGTGCCGGTGCGGCTGTGGCGTTCAGCCGACTGGCCAATGCCGATCCTGATGGCTACACGTTCCTCTTTGGCGGGGTCACGGCGCTGACATTCACACCGATCCTGCAAGACGTCGAGTACGAGATCGACGATTTCGAGTATCTTGCCGGTCTGGCACTGACCCAACCCGCTATCGTGACCGCCGCCGGGCAGCCCTTCACCACCTTTGAGGAAATCCTTGAGTATGGGCGCGAAAACCGGGTGACCTACGCCCAGCAGACTGGGTTGGACGAAGCGATCATCCGCCGTGTGGCCGAGCAGGAGGGGCTGGACCTTGCCATCGTTCCGACGGGGGGCGGTGGCGGCATGGCACCACTTGTGCTGGGGCGCGAGGTGGATTTCGCCTATTCAGGTGGCACACATGCGCAATACACACCATCGGACGAGATGGTGGTCGCGGCCTTTCTGACATCCGAGCGTAGCCCGTTCTATCCCGATGTGCCAACGCTGATGGAGCTTGGCTACGACTACTCGATCGAAGATTGGCGTACTGTCATTGTGCCGGCAGGTGTTCCGGATAGCGTTAAAGAAACGCTAATGGGGGCCGCGGAATTCGCCAGCGAGAGCGAGGAGTTCCGCGCCGTGACCGAGGACAACATTTTCTTCCCCGTTGTCTATATGGATCAGGACGAGATGGAAGAAAACGTCCGCCGCGTCCGCGCCTCTACTGAAGAAGTCATGGGCGACTAA
- a CDS encoding IS1595 family transposase: protein MDHDIFLVWLNETDNLSPDQRAEASRILSGSPSLQAVVDLLEAKVREDRICPHCASEGAIIRGHASGLSRFFCKGCGKTFNALTGTPLARLRHKGRWAEFAASLRDGETVKVSAERCMVARTTAFRWRHRFLRAVTAGAIKLRGIVEADETFFLSSRKGERNLDRKARKRGGKAAKRGLSEEQVPVLVAADRSGTTISAVLPAVTAAHLQAVLQPLLDPDALLVTDGCTSYPPCAAAMGISHESLNQTAGQRVRGELHIQTVNSRHERLKTFLRRHRGIATKYLDSYLRWFQLAVIPKHQTPRAILAAAAGILPISRHA from the coding sequence ATGGACCACGACATCTTTCTGGTTTGGCTCAATGAGACGGATAACCTCTCGCCGGACCAGCGCGCCGAGGCGAGTCGGATCCTTTCTGGGTCTCCGTCATTGCAGGCGGTGGTCGATCTCCTTGAGGCAAAGGTTCGTGAGGACCGTATCTGCCCGCACTGCGCTTCAGAAGGAGCTATCATCAGGGGTCATGCAAGTGGCCTTTCCCGGTTCTTTTGCAAAGGCTGCGGCAAAACCTTCAACGCGTTGACCGGTACTCCGCTGGCGCGCCTGCGCCACAAGGGCCGTTGGGCAGAGTTCGCTGCTTCGTTACGTGACGGCGAAACGGTAAAGGTATCCGCTGAGCGTTGCATGGTGGCGCGCACGACCGCTTTTCGTTGGCGTCATCGTTTTCTTCGGGCGGTGACGGCTGGGGCGATCAAGTTGCGCGGCATCGTCGAAGCCGACGAGACCTTCTTTCTGAGCAGCCGAAAAGGTGAACGAAACCTTGATCGTAAGGCCCGTAAACGTGGCGGCAAGGCCGCCAAACGCGGCTTGTCGGAGGAGCAGGTTCCGGTCTTGGTCGCAGCCGACCGATCCGGCACCACCATAAGTGCTGTCTTGCCAGCAGTGACGGCCGCACATCTGCAGGCGGTTTTGCAGCCGCTTCTCGATCCTGATGCGCTCTTGGTCACTGATGGCTGCACCAGTTACCCGCCTTGCGCAGCAGCAATGGGCATCAGCCATGAAAGCCTCAACCAGACTGCAGGACAACGTGTTCGCGGGGAGTTGCACATTCAAACCGTGAACAGTCGACATGAGCGGCTCAAGACATTCCTGCGGCGCCATCGCGGCATCGCAACCAAGTACTTGGACAGCTACCTGCGCTGGTTTCAACTTGCAGTCATTCCAAAACACCAAACTCCCCGCGCGATACTCGCCGCCGCCGCAGGAATCCTGCCTATCTCAAGGCACGCATAA
- the hydA gene encoding dihydropyrimidinase translates to MLDLIIRNGTIATASEQFRADIGVKSGKIAALGHDLGPAHDVIDAAGKFVLPGGIDSHVHIAQPSGPGLETADDFDTATLSALFGGNTTVMSFCLQQKGESLTKAVADYHARAQGKLYTDVAFHLIVSDPTPEVLEQELPELIARGYRSVKVFMTYENLRLNDAQLLSTMAAAKDGGAVVMVHAENEDVIAFLSEQHRRAGLNAPHGHATSRPVASEREATHRAMTLADIADVPVVIVHVSNGPTIEEIARARHRGQRVVAETCPQYLFLTEDDLLRDGWEGAKFVCSPPPRDKAAQDACWRGLETGLFDLFSSDHCPFMFARDKLSAQARASYRHIPNGIPGVETRLPLLFSEGVCKSRIDLCRFVGLTATNHARTYGLLPRKGTVAIGADADLAVWNPQTQWTIANSALHGASDYSPYEGMRVQGRPETVILRGKVMIRDGALQGTSEDGTYLDRSTEERGPTLATGAATDFEMQVRAPKRGVVHAR, encoded by the coding sequence ATGCTTGATCTCATCATCCGAAACGGAACCATCGCAACAGCCAGTGAGCAATTCAGGGCTGATATCGGTGTCAAATCCGGCAAGATTGCCGCTTTGGGGCATGATCTGGGACCGGCGCATGACGTGATTGATGCTGCGGGTAAATTTGTTCTTCCCGGCGGGATCGACAGCCATGTCCATATCGCCCAGCCTTCGGGACCGGGGCTTGAGACGGCCGATGATTTCGACACTGCAACCCTGTCGGCACTGTTTGGCGGCAACACCACTGTTATGTCGTTCTGCCTGCAACAAAAAGGCGAAAGCCTGACCAAAGCCGTGGCCGACTATCACGCACGGGCGCAAGGCAAACTGTATACGGATGTCGCCTTTCATCTGATCGTATCCGACCCGACCCCGGAAGTGCTGGAGCAAGAACTGCCCGAATTGATCGCGCGCGGCTACCGATCAGTCAAAGTGTTCATGACCTATGAAAATCTGCGCCTGAACGACGCGCAGTTGCTTTCCACGATGGCGGCAGCAAAAGACGGCGGCGCCGTGGTCATGGTCCATGCCGAGAATGAAGACGTCATCGCCTTTTTGTCGGAACAGCACCGTCGCGCGGGCCTGAACGCCCCGCACGGACACGCCACCAGCCGACCCGTCGCGTCTGAACGCGAAGCGACTCATCGCGCCATGACCTTGGCCGATATCGCAGATGTGCCCGTTGTCATTGTCCATGTCTCGAATGGGCCAACAATCGAGGAAATCGCGCGCGCGCGGCATCGTGGTCAGCGCGTTGTTGCGGAAACCTGCCCGCAATATCTGTTCCTGACCGAAGATGACCTGCTGCGCGACGGGTGGGAGGGCGCGAAATTCGTCTGCTCTCCGCCACCGCGCGACAAGGCCGCGCAAGACGCCTGTTGGCGCGGACTGGAAACGGGGTTGTTCGATCTGTTCTCGTCCGATCATTGCCCTTTTATGTTCGCACGCGACAAGCTGTCAGCGCAGGCACGCGCCTCATATCGGCATATCCCAAATGGAATCCCCGGAGTTGAAACCCGCCTGCCGCTGCTCTTTTCAGAAGGGGTCTGCAAATCGCGGATTGATTTGTGCCGGTTTGTGGGTCTGACGGCAACCAATCATGCCCGCACCTATGGGCTGTTGCCGCGCAAAGGCACAGTTGCAATTGGGGCGGATGCCGATCTGGCCGTGTGGAACCCGCAAACCCAATGGACCATTGCCAACAGCGCTCTGCATGGCGCGTCGGATTATTCCCCATATGAGGGGATGAGGGTTCAAGGCCGCCCCGAGACAGTCATCCTGCGCGGCAAAGTCATGATCCGTGACGGCGCGTTGCAGGGCACATCCGAAGACGGAACATATCTGGACCGCTCGACAGAAGAACGCGGCCCGACGCTCGCAACCGGAGCGGCCACAGATTTCGAAATGCAGGTACGCGCCCCAAAACGGGGTGTCGTTCACGCGCGGTGA
- a CDS encoding tripartite tricarboxylate transporter substrate binding protein has product MKITHYMAAGVSALAMMTAATTAADEFPSGPLTMVIGFNPGGSSDVQGRVLANVMEDYLGQPVNVVNRPGAGGAVAFTELARNTEADGYTFIYGSLNTVTFMPLIQDVAFGVEDFDYVAGLAATQNALVTSGEQPFSTFEELLEHGRDQRLTYAQQTSLDQAIIEQVAEIEGLNLSIVPTGGGGGMAPLVLGNEVDFAYSGGTHAQYTEEGDMQILAFLSAERSPFYPDSPTLVELGYDFSIEDYRAILTPAGVPDDVMERLVSAAEYASQHEDFINVIENVGSIGVNYACLEIGRIPAAAASIARGVWCFGMTAS; this is encoded by the coding sequence ATGAAAATCACGCACTATATGGCAGCCGGGGTTTCCGCTCTGGCGATGATGACAGCCGCAACAACCGCTGCTGACGAATTTCCTAGTGGCCCGCTGACAATGGTCATCGGCTTTAACCCCGGCGGGTCAAGCGATGTTCAGGGCCGCGTTCTGGCGAATGTGATGGAAGACTATCTGGGCCAGCCCGTGAACGTCGTTAACCGCCCCGGTGCTGGTGGGGCCGTGGCCTTTACCGAACTGGCACGCAATACCGAAGCAGATGGCTATACCTTCATCTATGGCAGCCTGAACACTGTCACCTTCATGCCGCTGATTCAGGACGTGGCGTTTGGTGTCGAGGATTTCGATTATGTGGCAGGGCTGGCGGCGACGCAGAATGCGCTGGTCACATCTGGAGAGCAGCCGTTCTCGACCTTTGAAGAGTTGCTGGAGCATGGCCGCGACCAGCGCCTGACATATGCGCAGCAAACATCGCTCGATCAGGCGATCATCGAACAGGTCGCCGAGATCGAAGGGCTGAACCTGTCGATCGTGCCAACAGGCGGCGGCGGTGGGATGGCCCCGCTGGTGTTGGGCAATGAGGTAGACTTCGCCTATTCAGGTGGCACGCATGCGCAATACACCGAAGAAGGGGACATGCAGATTCTGGCCTTCCTCAGCGCCGAGCGCAGCCCGTTCTACCCCGACAGCCCGACGCTGGTCGAACTGGGGTATGACTTCTCGATCGAGGATTACCGCGCCATCCTGACCCCCGCTGGTGTGCCCGATGATGTCATGGAACGCCTTGTCAGCGCGGCGGAATACGCCAGCCAGCACGAGGACTTCATCAATGTGATCGAAAATGTAGGCTCAATTGGCGTTAATTATGCGTGCCTTGAGATAGGCAGGATTCCTGCGGCGGCGGCGAGTATCGCGCGGGGAGTTTGGTGTTTTGGAATGACTGCAAGTTGA
- a CDS encoding carbohydrate ABC transporter permease gives MISARVKKRGTAWIVHGLLGLWLVISLLPPVMLVAASLNRTALFRSPLDLLTFQDFTLENFSEAFTRGDFWFFFTNSVIISASAVVITLVVCVPLAYGLTKISGRAREVVSFGVLAMRFIPYVVLALPLFLIFVNLGLSGSRFGLLLAHLSIHIPFATWMLVGFFDTVPHELEEAGIVDGCSPWNLFWNVSLPVVRSGVVALAILVFIISWNEYLFALFLAGNDAQPLTVGITRFLGGAEAGAEYGIIAAYAVLVIAPVILFALTANRFIVSGMTAGAVKG, from the coding sequence ATGATCTCCGCGAGGGTAAAGAAACGCGGCACGGCTTGGATAGTGCATGGCTTGCTGGGTCTATGGTTGGTCATTTCGCTGCTGCCGCCTGTGATGCTGGTCGCCGCCAGCCTGAACCGCACCGCACTCTTTCGCAGCCCGCTGGACCTGCTGACCTTTCAGGATTTCACGCTGGAAAACTTCTCCGAGGCGTTTACGCGCGGCGACTTCTGGTTCTTTTTCACCAATTCGGTGATCATTTCCGCCTCCGCCGTCGTTATCACACTGGTGGTCTGCGTGCCGCTGGCCTACGGGCTGACCAAGATTTCAGGCCGCGCGCGCGAGGTCGTGTCCTTCGGCGTGCTGGCGATGCGCTTCATTCCCTATGTCGTGCTGGCGCTGCCGCTGTTTCTGATCTTCGTTAATCTGGGTCTGTCAGGATCACGTTTTGGATTGCTGCTGGCGCATTTGTCGATCCATATTCCTTTTGCCACATGGATGCTGGTGGGCTTTTTCGACACTGTCCCCCATGAATTGGAAGAAGCGGGTATCGTCGATGGGTGCAGCCCTTGGAATTTATTCTGGAATGTTTCGTTGCCGGTGGTGCGCTCTGGCGTTGTGGCGCTGGCAATCCTTGTCTTCATCATTTCGTGGAATGAATATCTGTTTGCGCTGTTCCTTGCGGGCAATGACGCACAACCGTTGACCGTGGGTATAACCCGTTTCCTTGGCGGGGCCGAGGCAGGGGCGGAATATGGCATCATCGCAGCCTATGCGGTTCTGGTCATCGCGCCGGTGATACTGTTCGCGTTGACGGCAAATCGCTTCATTGTAAGTGGGATGACCGCCGGTGCTGTGAAAGGTTGA
- a CDS encoding tripartite tricarboxylate transporter permease produces MNFDVIGGAIGEALTLASFIGIGGGVLIGYIVGVIPGLSRSVAIAIAIPLTFYMSPYIAISFLIGLSKGSAAGSAVSAILLNAPGEASSAATCLDGYPLAKSGRPKMALQMGLLASVIGDILATIFLIFIAIPFARVALMFGPYEMAAILAFALVFIAGLSGGSLFRGLAAGGLGIFLATFGLDPQTGMPRMTFGYTEMMDGFPLIAVAIGTLALSEMFIQAERLRNERDTMSVKIENSPDDRLTWKDFRPTIRTILRGTGIGTFVGALPGLGPSVGAWMSYGMAKRASKDPDSFGKGNPEGIAAAESADNAVIPAALIPLFGLGIPGNVSAALLIGAFAIHGITVGPLLLRDEPELLYSIFAGMIVASLIMLVLGWFGLRVFALITRVPPHVVIPIVIFFCLCGILLQGYGTFGLVLLLGFSVLGYLMKKFDYSFVTFLVAYIITPLLELNLRQSIILAGGDWSVLLGRPIALAFLVFTIIALIMLARRTLQRQGQAA; encoded by the coding sequence ATGAATTTTGATGTTATCGGTGGCGCCATCGGCGAAGCGCTGACACTTGCCTCTTTCATCGGCATCGGTGGGGGTGTTCTCATAGGGTATATCGTGGGAGTGATCCCCGGTCTGTCGCGCTCTGTCGCCATTGCGATCGCGATTCCGCTGACATTCTACATGTCACCCTATATTGCGATTTCCTTTCTCATCGGGCTGTCCAAAGGCTCTGCTGCGGGCAGCGCCGTGTCGGCGATCCTGCTCAACGCGCCGGGCGAGGCCTCTTCTGCGGCGACCTGTCTTGATGGCTACCCGCTGGCCAAAAGCGGACGACCGAAAATGGCCTTGCAGATGGGGCTTCTGGCCTCGGTCATCGGCGATATTCTGGCCACCATCTTTCTGATCTTCATCGCAATCCCGTTTGCGCGGGTGGCGCTGATGTTTGGCCCCTATGAAATGGCAGCCATTCTGGCCTTCGCGCTGGTCTTCATTGCAGGCCTGTCCGGCGGCTCGCTGTTCAGGGGTCTTGCGGCGGGCGGCCTTGGCATATTTCTGGCGACCTTCGGGCTGGACCCACAGACCGGCATGCCAAGAATGACCTTTGGCTATACCGAGATGATGGATGGCTTTCCGCTAATCGCCGTTGCCATCGGCACTCTGGCCCTGTCCGAAATGTTCATACAGGCCGAGCGACTGCGCAACGAGCGCGATACGATGTCTGTCAAGATCGAGAACTCACCCGACGACCGGCTGACATGGAAGGATTTTCGCCCCACCATCCGCACAATTCTGCGCGGCACGGGCATCGGTACTTTCGTAGGCGCGCTTCCCGGTCTTGGCCCGTCGGTCGGGGCATGGATGTCCTATGGCATGGCCAAGCGCGCCTCAAAAGACCCTGACAGCTTTGGCAAGGGAAACCCCGAAGGCATTGCGGCGGCTGAATCCGCCGATAACGCGGTGATCCCGGCAGCTCTGATCCCCCTATTCGGCTTAGGCATTCCCGGCAATGTCTCGGCAGCGCTTCTGATCGGGGCCTTTGCGATTCACGGGATCACCGTCGGCCCGCTTTTGCTGCGCGATGAACCCGAACTGCTGTATTCCATCTTTGCAGGCATGATTGTGGCCAGCTTGATCATGCTTGTTCTGGGCTGGTTCGGTTTGCGGGTATTTGCCTTGATCACGCGGGTTCCGCCACATGTGGTCATCCCGATTGTCATATTCTTCTGTCTGTGCGGTATCCTGTTACAGGGCTATGGGACTTTCGGGTTGGTGCTGTTGCTGGGGTTCTCGGTTCTCGGGTATCTGATGAAGAAGTTTGACTATTCCTTCGTCACGTTTCTGGTCGCCTACATCATCACGCCGCTGCTTGAACTCAATCTGCGCCAAAGCATCATCTTGGCTGGCGGGGATTGGTCCGTGTTGCTGGGTCGCCCCATCGCACTGGCCTTTCTGGTCTTCACGATCATCGCGCTCATCATGCTGGCGCGCCGCACACTTCAGCGGCAAGGCCAGGCCGCTTGA
- a CDS encoding cysteine desulfurase-like protein gives MPTIDLEFVRANFPSLRNDSVLLDNAGGSQVLERVADRVRDYLLSETVQLGASYDASRQSGDAVDRGRAAIAQLVNAAQPQEVVMGATATQLFDQLARALSKKWQPGDEVIVTDFDHEANIGPWRNLEAQGIVIREWRMPKGNDIPDMDDLKALLTDKTKLVAFTHVSNIFGSIMPVREITDIIHAHGALACVDGVAFAPHRAVDVRALGADFYGFSLYKVYGPHHAALYGRYDILRDHAANINHYFYGEDRVPNKLEPGNPNYELAHSCIGIVEYLEEFAVKHGVNASGRPAIEAAFDIMADHETDLSERLLTFLRSRSDIEIIGTESADRARRVPTISFIHKGHSSEQLVRKIDQSGIGIRFGDFHSKRLVNGMDTGTPDGVIRVSAVHYNTLEEMDRLIAALDAALEESA, from the coding sequence ATGCCGACCATTGATCTTGAGTTTGTAAGAGCGAACTTCCCGTCCCTGCGCAATGATAGCGTGTTGCTTGATAATGCAGGCGGATCGCAGGTGTTAGAGCGCGTGGCCGACCGTGTGCGCGACTACCTGCTGTCGGAAACAGTGCAGCTTGGCGCTTCTTATGACGCATCGCGCCAGTCCGGGGATGCAGTGGATCGCGGTCGTGCGGCCATCGCACAGCTTGTGAATGCAGCCCAGCCCCAAGAGGTCGTCATGGGTGCAACCGCAACCCAGTTGTTCGACCAGTTGGCCCGCGCCCTGTCAAAGAAATGGCAACCCGGCGACGAAGTGATTGTCACGGATTTTGATCACGAAGCCAATATCGGACCATGGCGCAATCTGGAGGCACAGGGCATCGTTATCCGCGAATGGCGTATGCCAAAAGGGAACGATATTCCGGATATGGACGATTTGAAGGCCCTTCTTACTGACAAGACAAAACTTGTCGCGTTCACCCATGTCTCGAACATCTTTGGCAGCATTATGCCTGTGCGCGAGATTACCGATATCATTCACGCACATGGTGCGCTGGCCTGTGTCGATGGGGTTGCATTCGCGCCGCATCGTGCCGTCGATGTGCGTGCCCTTGGTGCGGATTTCTATGGCTTCTCGCTCTACAAGGTTTACGGGCCGCATCATGCAGCGCTCTATGGGCGCTACGACATCTTGCGCGACCACGCGGCGAATATAAATCACTATTTCTATGGCGAAGACCGTGTTCCCAACAAGCTGGAGCCGGGCAATCCGAATTATGAACTGGCCCATAGCTGCATTGGCATTGTGGAATATCTGGAAGAATTTGCGGTCAAGCACGGTGTGAATGCAAGTGGCCGACCCGCCATTGAGGCCGCCTTCGACATCATGGCCGATCACGAGACTGATCTCTCGGAGCGGTTGCTTACGTTCCTGCGCAGTCGCAGTGACATTGAAATAATTGGTACTGAATCGGCAGATCGTGCGCGGCGTGTGCCGACCATCTCGTTCATTCACAAAGGGCACAGCTCCGAGCAACTGGTTCGGAAGATTGACCAGTCCGGCATCGGGATACGGTTTGGGGATTTCCATTCCAAGCGTCTGGTCAATGGAATGGACACAGGCACACCAGACGGGGTGATCCGGGTTTCAGCCGTTCACTATAACACGCTGGAAGAGATGGACCGTCTGATAGCGGCCCTCGACGCAGCGCTTGAAGAATCTGCCTGA
- a CDS encoding MurR/RpiR family transcriptional regulator encodes MTQALSKPDTPEAFRAQFLENRARFSKKLLQTGSFVIENPRVIALNPVSRIGATAGLSATHFVRLAKEMGFSGFSEMQTMFRKPLHAAETLPQGERIMHSGGEQIISDPANIASVGRAFAQANVESLGNLYEKLSVMPLAEARDQILKARLIYVIGIGRSMGPAAYLAYALGRVGLQAIHLLGVGQALQDQAKAMHPDDLLIALSFPPYAAETLQICEQVRAQGNTILALTNSPVSPITMGAQTVLTIEDAELRGFRALTALTTVMQTLMVGVAYEKGLTDDPDIIDSINA; translated from the coding sequence ATGACACAAGCGCTCTCCAAACCCGATACACCTGAAGCGTTTCGCGCGCAATTTCTGGAAAACCGCGCGCGGTTTAGCAAGAAGCTGCTTCAGACCGGGTCTTTCGTGATTGAGAACCCGCGTGTCATCGCCTTGAATCCTGTGTCGCGGATCGGGGCAACAGCAGGGCTGAGTGCAACCCATTTCGTGCGGCTGGCCAAGGAAATGGGATTTTCCGGCTTCTCCGAGATGCAAACCATGTTTCGCAAACCCTTGCATGCCGCAGAGACACTGCCACAGGGCGAGCGCATCATGCATTCGGGCGGCGAGCAGATCATCAGCGATCCTGCCAATATCGCCTCTGTCGGGCGCGCGTTCGCTCAGGCCAATGTCGAAAGTCTGGGCAACCTGTATGAAAAGCTGTCGGTCATGCCCCTGGCGGAGGCGCGCGATCAGATACTCAAGGCGCGCCTGATATATGTAATCGGGATTGGCCGATCCATGGGGCCAGCGGCTTATCTGGCCTATGCCTTGGGGCGGGTAGGGTTGCAGGCCATACACCTTCTTGGCGTCGGGCAAGCCTTGCAGGATCAGGCCAAGGCAATGCACCCGGACGACCTGCTGATCGCGCTTAGCTTTCCACCCTACGCCGCCGAGACATTGCAGATCTGCGAGCAGGTGCGCGCACAGGGCAACACCATCCTTGCGCTGACCAACAGCCCGGTAAGCCCGATCACTATGGGTGCCCAGACCGTGCTGACCATCGAGGATGCCGAGTTGCGCGGGTTTCGCGCACTCACTGCCCTGACCACTGTCATGCAGACGCTGATGGTGGGGGTCGCCTACGAGAAGGGTCTGACAGACGATCCCGACATCATAGATTCCATCAACGCCTAA
- a CDS encoding carbohydrate ABC transporter permease: MATRRDKFTRGWWFILPGLLLMAAIVGTPLFMGLRYSLHDVFLYSFRNQTFVGLDNYRRAFADPLYINSLRLTGIFTVGCLVISIGLGILIAFLLNARQVKFRAMWMALFLIPFVMTPVVGGIAWRFFIWQQEVGVVNQVLTFFGGPAPYWLLDRETALWATIITNSWHLIPLATLVFYAALTTIPDELHEAGRVDGAGPFQALWYIVLPMLRPHILFVSIIIITSAFREFDMIWALTGGGPGRSTTVLSIFAYNRGIANQDMGMANTIAFTMFIIMAVVAWLYITLYRKTLGDKA, encoded by the coding sequence ATGGCAACTCGGCGCGACAAGTTTACACGCGGTTGGTGGTTCATCCTGCCCGGCCTGCTGCTGATGGCCGCCATTGTCGGCACGCCCCTGTTCATGGGGCTGCGCTACAGCCTGCATGACGTGTTCCTGTACTCTTTCCGCAACCAGACCTTTGTTGGCCTCGACAATTATCGCCGCGCCTTTGCCGACCCACTCTACATCAACTCGCTTCGCTTGACGGGGATCTTCACGGTCGGCTGTCTGGTCATTTCCATCGGTCTGGGCATCCTGATCGCATTTCTGCTGAATGCCCGTCAGGTCAAATTTCGAGCCATGTGGATGGCGCTGTTCCTGATCCCTTTCGTGATGACACCCGTTGTCGGCGGCATCGCGTGGCGGTTTTTCATCTGGCAACAGGAAGTGGGCGTCGTCAATCAGGTTCTCACCTTCTTCGGCGGCCCTGCGCCCTATTGGCTACTGGACCGCGAAACCGCACTCTGGGCGACGATCATCACAAATTCATGGCACCTGATCCCGCTGGCGACGCTTGTGTTCTACGCCGCGCTGACCACGATCCCTGATGAGTTGCACGAAGCCGGGCGCGTTGATGGCGCGGGCCCGTTTCAGGCGCTGTGGTATATCGTACTGCCCATGCTGCGCCCGCATATCCTGTTTGTGTCGATCATCATCATCACATCGGCCTTTCGAGAATTCGATATGATCTGGGCGCTGACCGGCGGGGGGCCGGGACGATCTACCACGGTCCTGTCGATTTTTGCCTATAATCGAGGGATCGCAAATCAGGACATGGGCATGGCCAATACGATTGCCTTTACGATGTTCATCATCATGGCCGTGGTGGCGTGGCTGTATATCACACTCTATCGCAAGACATTGGGGGACAAAGCATGA